In Burkholderia savannae, one genomic interval encodes:
- the fdxA gene encoding ferredoxin FdxA, with translation MTFVVMEACIRCKHTDCVDVCPVDCFHEGPNFLVIDPNECIDCALCEPECPIDAIRAADDLPDDQRHFIALNAELAEHPNWPRITGRKPALSDHATWTDVKGKLAQLDRNGA, from the coding sequence GCATTCGCTGCAAGCACACCGATTGCGTGGACGTGTGCCCCGTCGATTGTTTTCACGAGGGGCCTAATTTTCTCGTCATCGATCCGAACGAATGCATCGACTGCGCGCTGTGCGAGCCGGAGTGCCCGATCGACGCGATACGCGCGGCCGACGACTTGCCGGACGATCAACGGCATTTCATCGCGCTCAACGCCGAGCTCGCCGAGCATCCGAACTGGCCTCGGATCACCGGCAGGAAGCCGGCGCTTTCCGATCACGCGACGTGGACCGACGTGAAAGGCAAGCTCGCCCAGTTGGACCGCAACGGCGCGTGA
- a CDS encoding ferredoxin--NADP reductase — translation MSANAHETVLSVHHWNDTLFSFKTTRNPSLRFKTGQFVMIGLEIEGKPLMRAYSVVSAYYDDYLEFYSIKVPDGPLTSRLQHLRVGDTLLVGRKPTGSLIIDNLRPGRHLYLLSTGTGLAPFISVIRDPEYYEAFDKIVLTHGVRWKSELGYFDHITSELPENEYFGDLVRDKLIYYPTVTRETFERQGRLTELIDSGKLFDDIGLPPFDSAVDRAMICGSPSMLADLVEILARRGFVEGTSHAPGDYVIERAFVEK, via the coding sequence ATGTCCGCGAACGCCCATGAAACGGTGCTGTCCGTTCATCACTGGAACGACACGCTGTTCAGCTTCAAGACGACGCGCAATCCGAGCTTGCGTTTCAAGACCGGCCAGTTCGTGATGATCGGGCTCGAGATCGAAGGCAAGCCGCTGATGCGCGCCTACAGCGTCGTCAGCGCATACTACGACGATTATCTGGAGTTCTACAGCATCAAGGTGCCCGACGGCCCGCTCACGTCGCGGCTTCAGCATCTGCGGGTCGGCGACACGCTGCTCGTCGGCCGTAAGCCGACCGGCTCGCTGATCATCGACAACCTTCGGCCCGGCAGGCATCTGTACCTGCTGTCGACGGGCACGGGCCTCGCGCCCTTCATCAGCGTGATCCGCGATCCCGAATACTACGAGGCGTTCGACAAGATCGTCCTCACGCACGGCGTGCGCTGGAAGAGCGAGCTCGGCTATTTCGATCACATCACGTCCGAACTGCCCGAGAACGAGTACTTCGGCGATCTGGTGCGCGACAAGCTGATCTACTACCCGACCGTGACGCGCGAGACGTTCGAGCGTCAGGGGCGCCTGACCGAGTTGATCGACTCGGGCAAGCTGTTCGACGACATCGGCCTGCCGCCTTTCGATTCCGCCGTGGATCGCGCGATGATCTGCGGCAGCCCGAGCATGCTCGCCGATCTGGTCGAGATCCTGGCGCGGCGCGGCTTCGTCGAGGGGACGAGCCATGCGCCGGGCGATTACGTGATCGAGCGCGCCTTTGTCGAGAAATGA
- the moaA gene encoding GTP 3',8-cyclase MoaA, which yields MGRALADRFGRDVTYVRLSVTDRCDFRCVYCMAEDMRFLPHGDVLTIDELAAVAEAFVSLGVRKIRLTGGEPLVRAGLTTLVERVAKLPGLDELTLTTNGARLARFAAPLKAAGLDRINVSLDSLRAERFGALTRTGRLQAVLAGIAAAKGAGFRRIRLNSVILRGRNDDEVLDLVRFAREERLDLVFIEEMPLGAIDEHDRASSFVSSEAVLAQIRLAYPLFPSTESTGGPARYFRMADSDIRIGVISPHSHNFCGDCNRVRVTASGRMLLCLGNEHGVELRDVLRARPGDGERLRDAIVAAMPLKPERHHFDLNAPPQVVRFMNMTGG from the coding sequence ATGGGCCGCGCGCTCGCCGATCGCTTCGGCCGCGACGTCACCTACGTGCGTCTGTCGGTGACGGACCGCTGCGATTTCCGCTGCGTCTATTGCATGGCGGAGGACATGCGGTTCCTGCCGCACGGCGACGTGCTGACGATCGACGAACTGGCGGCCGTCGCCGAGGCGTTCGTCTCGCTCGGCGTGCGCAAGATCCGGCTCACGGGCGGCGAGCCGCTCGTTCGCGCCGGCTTGACGACGCTCGTCGAGCGCGTGGCGAAACTGCCGGGTCTCGACGAACTCACGCTGACGACCAACGGCGCGCGCCTCGCGCGGTTCGCCGCACCGTTAAAGGCGGCCGGCCTGGATCGCATCAACGTCAGTCTCGACAGTCTGCGCGCTGAGCGCTTCGGCGCGCTGACGCGCACCGGCCGCCTGCAGGCGGTGCTGGCCGGCATCGCCGCCGCGAAGGGCGCCGGGTTCCGGCGCATCAGGCTGAACAGCGTGATCCTGCGCGGGCGCAACGACGACGAGGTGCTGGATCTGGTGCGTTTCGCCCGCGAGGAGCGGCTCGATCTGGTGTTCATCGAGGAGATGCCGCTCGGCGCGATCGACGAGCACGACCGGGCTTCGAGCTTCGTGTCGAGCGAGGCGGTGCTCGCGCAGATCCGGCTCGCCTATCCGCTATTTCCGAGCACCGAATCGACGGGCGGCCCCGCACGCTATTTCCGGATGGCGGACAGCGACATTCGCATCGGCGTGATCTCGCCGCACAGCCACAATTTTTGCGGCGACTGCAACCGGGTGCGCGTCACGGCGAGCGGCCGCATGCTGCTGTGTCTCGGCAACGAGCACGGCGTCGAGCTGCGCGACGTGCTGCGCGCTCGCCCAGGCGACGGCGAGCGCTTGCGCGACGCGATCGTCGCCGCGATGCCGCTGAAGCCCGAGCGGCATCACTTCGATCTGAACGCGCCGCCGCAGGTCGTACGCTTCATGAACATGACGGGAGGATGA
- a CDS encoding molybdopterin oxidoreductase family protein yields MTSVNTWNNVRFDNDRYLIFTIPRFRRVRRQMERAMAVEKTACILCSRNCGLVVDVVDGKFAKIRGDDDHPISKGYLCQKAARLTYYQHHDDRLTHPLRREPDGSFVRVTWDEALDDIAQRLVALRERHGGDAFAFVGGGGQGNHVGGAYSRQLLAAMRSRYAYNALGQEKTGDFWLNGRLFGRQDCHTTEDIEHADYVLVIGANPYQAHGIPNARDTLRDLKKDPNRTLVVVDPRRSETAKQADLHLQVRPGTDAYLMSAMLAIILRDGLIDREFIARRCAGFEFVERALRDVPIAEYARRADVPLEDVERVARGFATARAACLRIDLGIQHTLHTTLNGYLEKLLFLLTGNFGKRGGNNLHTFLLPVIGHTDERVRKNGKPLKRTARHRMFPIAGIYPPNILPDEIEHADENRVRAVFVDSANPVVTYADSNAYERAFGKLELLVVIDVAMTETARLAHYVLPAASQFEKWEATGFNLEFPANAFHLRHALLPPLGESLPEPEIYTRLLEKMGELPGRFPLLERVARLEPRASKHLVYMGALGIALAANKKWQRHAASIVYRTLGRALPNDAAGIAPLLPLTMLYAQQHYAAVRRAGIRGNRATLGTALFRAILERRSGTVMSIHEFHEMWRFIRHPDGRVHLHIPEMIDELRALGTETPPGADYPFVLMAGERRAYNANQIYRDPSWRKVDPHGSLRIHPDDAAALGVADGGKLVCASATGSIEVVAELDDSVRRGMVTLPHGYGMRYKGGAPIGPELNRLTSGAHCDPLSRTPYHKYVPVHLRVVDALVPATPTVEAVSA; encoded by the coding sequence TTGACTTCGGTCAATACGTGGAATAACGTCCGTTTCGATAACGATCGTTATTTGATATTCACCATTCCCCGATTCCGGCGAGTGCGCCGGCAGATGGAGCGTGCGATGGCAGTCGAAAAAACCGCCTGTATCCTGTGTTCGCGCAATTGCGGTCTCGTCGTCGACGTCGTGGACGGCAAGTTCGCGAAAATCCGCGGCGACGACGATCACCCGATTTCGAAAGGCTATCTGTGCCAGAAGGCCGCGCGCCTCACGTACTACCAGCATCACGACGACCGCCTGACGCATCCGCTGCGTCGCGAGCCCGACGGCAGCTTCGTGCGCGTCACGTGGGACGAGGCGCTCGACGACATCGCGCAACGTCTCGTCGCGCTGCGCGAGCGGCACGGCGGCGACGCGTTCGCGTTCGTCGGCGGCGGCGGGCAGGGCAATCATGTCGGCGGCGCGTATAGCCGGCAACTGCTCGCGGCGATGCGAAGCCGCTACGCGTACAACGCGCTCGGCCAGGAAAAGACCGGCGATTTCTGGCTCAACGGCCGCTTGTTCGGCCGTCAGGACTGCCACACGACCGAGGACATCGAGCATGCGGACTACGTGCTCGTCATCGGCGCGAATCCATATCAGGCGCACGGCATCCCGAACGCACGCGACACGCTGCGCGACTTGAAGAAGGACCCGAACCGCACGCTCGTCGTCGTCGATCCACGGCGCTCGGAGACGGCCAAGCAAGCCGATCTCCATCTGCAGGTGCGCCCCGGCACGGACGCGTATTTGATGAGCGCGATGCTCGCGATCATCCTGCGCGACGGGCTGATCGACCGCGAGTTCATCGCGCGGCGCTGCGCGGGTTTCGAGTTCGTCGAGCGCGCGCTGCGCGATGTGCCGATCGCCGAGTACGCCCGCCGCGCGGACGTGCCGCTCGAGGACGTCGAGCGCGTCGCGCGCGGGTTCGCGACCGCACGCGCCGCGTGCCTGCGCATCGATCTCGGCATCCAGCACACGCTGCACACGACGCTCAACGGCTATCTCGAGAAGCTGCTGTTTCTCTTGACCGGCAACTTCGGCAAGCGCGGCGGCAACAACCTGCATACGTTCCTGCTGCCCGTCATCGGCCACACCGACGAGCGCGTGCGCAAGAACGGCAAGCCGCTCAAGCGGACCGCGCGTCACAGGATGTTTCCGATCGCCGGCATCTATCCGCCCAACATCCTGCCCGACGAAATCGAGCACGCGGACGAGAATCGCGTGCGCGCGGTGTTCGTCGACAGCGCGAATCCGGTCGTCACGTATGCCGATTCGAACGCGTACGAGCGCGCGTTCGGCAAGCTGGAACTGCTTGTCGTGATCGACGTCGCGATGACGGAGACGGCGCGCCTCGCGCATTACGTGCTGCCCGCCGCGTCGCAGTTCGAGAAATGGGAGGCGACGGGTTTCAATCTCGAGTTCCCGGCCAACGCGTTCCATCTGCGGCATGCGCTGCTGCCGCCGCTCGGCGAATCGCTGCCGGAGCCCGAGATCTACACGCGGCTGCTCGAGAAGATGGGCGAACTGCCGGGCCGGTTTCCGCTCCTCGAGCGCGTCGCGCGGCTCGAGCCGCGCGCGTCGAAGCACCTCGTCTACATGGGCGCGCTCGGCATCGCGCTCGCGGCGAACAAGAAGTGGCAGCGTCATGCGGCGTCGATCGTCTATCGCACGCTCGGACGCGCGCTGCCGAACGACGCCGCGGGTATTGCGCCGCTGCTGCCGCTCACGATGCTGTATGCGCAGCAGCACTACGCGGCCGTGCGCCGCGCGGGCATTCGCGGCAACCGGGCGACGCTCGGCACCGCGCTCTTTCGCGCGATTCTCGAGCGGCGCTCCGGGACGGTGATGAGCATTCACGAGTTTCACGAAATGTGGCGCTTCATCCGCCATCCGGACGGCCGCGTGCATCTGCACATTCCGGAGATGATCGACGAGTTGCGCGCGCTCGGGACGGAGACGCCGCCCGGCGCCGATTACCCGTTCGTGCTGATGGCGGGCGAGCGGCGCGCGTACAACGCGAACCAGATCTATCGCGATCCGTCGTGGCGCAAGGTCGATCCCCACGGCTCGCTGCGGATTCATCCTGACGATGCGGCCGCGCTAGGTGTCGCAGACGGCGGCAAGCTCGTGTGCGCGTCGGCGACGGGCAGCATCGAGGTCGTCGCCGAGCTCGACGACAGCGTGCGGCGCGGGATGGTCACGCTGCCGCACGGCTATGGCATGCGTTACAAGGGCGGGGCGCCGATCGGGCCCGAGCTCAATCGCCTGACGTCGGGCGCGCACTGCGATCCGCTGTCGCGCACGCCTTATCACAAGTACGTGCCCGTGCATTTGCGCGTCGTCGATGCGCTGGTGCCCGCAACGCCGACCGTCGAGGCCGTGTCGGCTTGA
- the fabI gene encoding enoyl-ACP reductase FabI, with translation MGFLDGKRILLTGLLSNRSIAYGIAKACKREGAELAFTYVGDRFKDRITEFAAEFGSELVFPCDVADDAQIDALFTSLKAHWDTLDGLVHSIGFAPREAIAGDFLDGLTRENFRIAHDISAYSFPALAKAALPMLSSDASLLTLSYLGAERAIPNYNTMGLAKAALEASVRYLAVSLGAKGVRVNAISAGPIKTLAASGIKSFGKILDFVESNSPLKRNVTIEQVGNAGAFLLSDLASGVTAEVMHVDSGFNAVVGGMAGLEE, from the coding sequence ATGGGCTTTCTCGACGGTAAACGTATTCTGCTGACGGGCCTCTTGTCGAACCGCTCGATCGCTTACGGCATCGCCAAGGCGTGCAAGCGCGAAGGTGCCGAGCTGGCGTTCACCTACGTCGGCGATCGCTTCAAGGATCGCATCACCGAGTTCGCGGCCGAGTTCGGCAGCGAGCTCGTGTTCCCGTGCGACGTCGCCGACGACGCGCAGATCGACGCCCTCTTCACGTCGCTCAAGGCTCACTGGGACACGCTAGACGGCCTCGTCCACTCGATCGGCTTCGCGCCGCGCGAGGCGATCGCGGGCGATTTCCTCGACGGCCTCACGCGCGAGAACTTCCGCATCGCGCACGACATCTCCGCGTACAGCTTCCCGGCGCTCGCGAAGGCCGCGCTGCCGATGCTGTCGAGCGACGCTTCGCTCCTCACGCTCTCCTATCTCGGCGCGGAACGGGCGATTCCGAACTACAACACGATGGGCCTCGCGAAGGCGGCGCTCGAGGCGAGCGTCCGCTATCTCGCGGTGTCGCTCGGCGCGAAGGGCGTGCGCGTGAACGCGATCTCGGCGGGCCCGATCAAGACGCTCGCGGCAAGCGGCATCAAGAGCTTCGGCAAGATTCTCGACTTCGTCGAGAGCAACTCGCCGCTCAAGCGCAACGTGACGATCGAGCAGGTCGGCAACGCGGGCGCGTTCCTGCTGTCGGACCTCGCGAGCGGGGTCACGGCCGAGGTGATGCACGTCGACTCGGGCTTCAACGCGGTGGTGGGCGGGATGGCCGGCCTCGAAGAGTAA